The Nitrospirota bacterium genome includes a window with the following:
- a CDS encoding PAS domain S-box protein — protein sequence MPMTFWSRSHSLQHKIITAIVLVGLLPLTLLLVLTYVEERRALREMTGANFKEVAVEAARRIEMQVGRGMNEAQQLATTPFLRTAVTESNRTYEGKDAHSIQGMIKDWQQRWRQRDKRSEFPLFINRIVTNYLIRWHDIRKSDYVGILVTDQQGALVVSSIPQVEYFYGKTPWWQAVMTGAGPSGYVSEIAFDPSFGTHVIMVAVPILDDAKESAIGAVTVLLRRDTIFHAIADVTVGETGHAMLFSSDGGLVICPVLAPEEHSIKPEFIGALGGLKAGWSVVADDSHGGQQALIGFAPVRFSERLAPGSLGGKQWVTVVRQDPRETYAPLAELVAKVLLYGLLVLAVLWGTGMVVARRIARPIQLLHDGVREIGSGRLDRRLALKTGDEIEGLAEAFNQMATNLQRSFGQIEQRMEDVHRLEEKYRDLIEHSPEMICQLNRSGCFVHVNKTGLDKLKYTLDEMLEMKLWDLVPRGQESLVLQYLERLVAQGRSSMETVFLAKDGHPIDVEIHATALIDQERGGLVHSRAFVRDVTERRRLEQQLQEYTTKLEEAVSERTQQLVASQARYKALFDLVADSVFMVNESGTIVAVNKREEQALGYTEATVVGRSLFEVVLAGHHDALRGWMADIITGQRKVATQEIMVRHADGLETPVEMDLIRVGADDQLLVMVQLRDITDRKKLERQLQTYREELEQKVRERTREIEETKQYLENLLENANDVIYTLDTEQRFTYVNSKVEAWGYRKEDLIGRPYLALLSKRHRGRRLKSTLDIGAKQVYEVEVVTRTGEPRAVMVSVSPLHAVEGTLLGVLGIARDMTETKKLEQQIRNSEKLASVGRLAAGVAHEINNPLGGILNCLYNLRKGTLSASRQEEYRASMEDGVQRVQKIVRQLLDFSQQHEPEFALTDINHIVDRVLVLTTHLFVPNRIVLETVLGHGLPSVMVDRHMIEQVLMNLVLNAVQAMKEGGALTIQTVVVEGVCLVEVRDTGSGIPPAVLPRIFDPFFTTKSEGEGTGLGLSVSLGIVERHGGRIVVDSEVGKGTTFTLYLPVSRERSFLERLS from the coding sequence ATGCCCATGACATTCTGGAGTCGGTCTCACAGTCTCCAGCACAAGATCATCACGGCGATCGTGCTGGTCGGCCTTCTGCCCCTGACACTTCTGCTTGTCCTCACCTACGTCGAAGAGCGGCGCGCGCTTCGCGAAATGACCGGCGCGAACTTCAAAGAAGTCGCCGTGGAAGCCGCTCGTCGTATTGAAATGCAGGTCGGTCGCGGGATGAACGAGGCACAGCAGCTCGCGACCACCCCGTTTCTTCGCACCGCCGTTACGGAATCCAATCGCACGTACGAGGGGAAGGATGCGCACAGCATCCAGGGGATGATCAAGGATTGGCAGCAGCGGTGGCGTCAGCGGGACAAGCGCAGCGAGTTTCCTCTCTTCATCAATCGTATCGTCACCAACTATCTCATCCGATGGCACGATATCCGAAAGTCCGACTATGTCGGGATTCTGGTGACCGACCAGCAGGGCGCGCTGGTGGTGAGCTCCATCCCGCAAGTGGAGTACTTTTACGGCAAGACGCCCTGGTGGCAAGCGGTGATGACAGGGGCCGGTCCCAGCGGCTACGTGAGCGAGATCGCGTTCGACCCCAGTTTCGGGACCCATGTGATTATGGTCGCAGTCCCTATTCTGGACGATGCGAAGGAGTCGGCGATCGGCGCAGTCACGGTGTTGCTGCGCCGGGATACGATTTTTCATGCCATTGCCGATGTCACGGTCGGGGAGACTGGTCATGCGATGCTGTTCAGCTCCGATGGAGGCCTGGTGATTTGTCCGGTCCTGGCCCCGGAGGAACATTCGATCAAGCCAGAGTTCATCGGCGCCCTCGGCGGGCTGAAAGCCGGGTGGTCCGTCGTGGCGGACGATTCGCATGGAGGCCAGCAGGCCTTGATCGGATTTGCGCCGGTCCGATTCAGCGAGCGGTTGGCGCCTGGAAGTCTCGGAGGCAAACAGTGGGTGACCGTGGTGCGGCAGGATCCCCGGGAGACCTATGCGCCGCTGGCCGAACTGGTGGCGAAGGTGTTGCTCTACGGGTTGCTCGTCCTGGCCGTGTTGTGGGGGACCGGGATGGTCGTGGCCCGTCGGATTGCCCGACCGATTCAGTTGTTACATGACGGGGTGCGGGAGATCGGAAGCGGACGATTGGACCGGCGGCTGGCCCTGAAGACCGGCGACGAAATCGAAGGCCTCGCCGAGGCGTTCAATCAGATGGCCACCAATCTCCAGCGGTCGTTCGGGCAGATCGAGCAGCGGATGGAGGATGTGCATCGGCTGGAGGAAAAGTACCGCGATTTGATCGAACATTCGCCGGAGATGATCTGCCAATTGAACCGGAGCGGCTGTTTCGTCCATGTGAACAAGACAGGGCTGGATAAACTGAAGTATACGCTGGATGAGATGTTGGAGATGAAGCTGTGGGACCTGGTGCCGCGCGGGCAGGAATCGCTCGTCTTGCAGTATCTGGAGCGATTGGTGGCCCAGGGGCGCAGTTCGATGGAGACGGTGTTTCTGGCGAAAGACGGCCATCCCATCGATGTGGAGATTCATGCCACGGCTTTGATCGATCAAGAGAGGGGCGGTCTGGTCCATTCCCGCGCCTTCGTGCGCGACGTGACGGAACGGCGCCGGCTCGAGCAGCAGCTGCAGGAATATACGACGAAATTGGAAGAGGCCGTGTCGGAGCGAACCCAACAGTTGGTGGCGTCGCAGGCGCGCTACAAGGCCCTGTTCGACTTGGTGGCGGACTCGGTGTTCATGGTGAACGAGTCCGGCACGATCGTGGCGGTCAATAAACGTGAGGAGCAGGCCCTGGGCTATACGGAGGCGACGGTGGTCGGCCGGAGCCTGTTCGAGGTCGTGCTGGCCGGGCATCATGATGCGTTGCGCGGGTGGATGGCCGATATCATCACGGGCCAGCGGAAAGTGGCCACGCAAGAGATTATGGTGCGCCATGCCGACGGTCTGGAAACGCCGGTCGAAATGGATTTGATTCGAGTCGGTGCGGACGACCAATTGTTGGTGATGGTGCAGCTGCGCGACATTACAGACCGAAAGAAGCTGGAGCGGCAGCTGCAGACCTATCGCGAAGAGTTGGAGCAGAAAGTGCGAGAGCGCACGAGGGAAATCGAAGAGACCAAGCAGTATCTGGAGAACTTGCTCGAGAACGCGAACGATGTCATCTATACGCTCGATACCGAGCAGCGGTTTACCTACGTCAACAGCAAGGTCGAAGCCTGGGGCTATCGGAAAGAGGATCTGATCGGCCGTCCCTATCTGGCCCTGTTGTCCAAGCGGCATCGGGGGCGGCGGCTGAAGAGCACCTTGGACATCGGGGCGAAACAGGTGTATGAGGTTGAAGTCGTGACGCGCACGGGGGAGCCGAGGGCGGTGATGGTCAGCGTTTCTCCCCTGCATGCGGTTGAGGGGACGCTTCTCGGAGTGTTGGGCATTGCGCGGGATATGACCGAGACCAAAAAGCTGGAACAGCAGATCAGGAACTCGGAGAAGCTCGCATCGGTGGGTCGTCTGGCTGCCGGGGTGGCCCATGAAATCAATAATCCCTTGGGCGGCATCCTCAATTGTCTCTACAATTTACGGAAGGGCACCTTGTCGGCCAGCCGGCAGGAGGAATATCGGGCTTCCATGGAGGATGGGGTGCAGCGGGTGCAAAAGATTGTTCGGCAGTTGCTCGACTTCTCCCAGCAGCATGAGCCGGAGTTCGCCTTGACGGATATCAATCATATCGTCGACCGGGTCTTGGTGTTGACGACGCACCTCTTTGTTCCGAACCGAATCGTCTTGGAAACGGTGCTGGGCCATGGGCTGCCATCTGTCATGGTCGATCGGCATATGATCGAGCAAGTCTTGATGAACCTGGTGTTGAATGCGGTGCAAGCGATGAAAGAGGGCGGGGCGCTGACGATTCAAACCGTGGTCGTCGAAGGAGTCTGTCTGGTCGAAGTGCGCGATACGGGGTCGGGCATTCCGCCGGCGGTCCTGCCTCGCATTTTCGATCCATTTTTCACGACGAAGAGCGAAGGGGAAGGCACCGGCCTTGGCCTGTCGGTCAGTCTCGGCATTGTGGAGCGCCATGGAGGAAGGATCGTGGTGGATAGCGAGGTGGGGAAGGGGACGACCTTTACGCTCTATCTGCCGGTTTCGCGCGAACGTTCGTTCCTGGAGAGACTGTCATGA
- the secF gene encoding protein translocase subunit SecF produces MLEILGKTNIDFMGKRRWAFLFSGIMVMLGLVAVVQISRGSANLGIDFAGGTAVQLKFDQAIRIDEARKILEANGLGNAELQEFGQENKLLIRLKASTTIEEKVAERVVAVFTKEFPSNHFVVDSSTEIGPTIGKKLQEDALIAILISFVGIILYVAGRFEFRFGIAAALATFHDVLAVLGAFYLLDKEITLLVVTALLTLAGYSMTDTVVVFDRIRENLRMRRRDSEETIINNAVNQVLSRTIVTSLTVVLVLIPLTLAGGEVLHDFSLALLWGVIFGTYSSIFVASPLLLLWPGASGRLLKRS; encoded by the coding sequence ATGTTAGAGATTCTCGGAAAAACCAATATCGATTTCATGGGAAAGCGCCGCTGGGCCTTTCTGTTTTCCGGCATCATGGTGATGCTGGGGCTGGTGGCAGTCGTGCAGATTAGCCGAGGGTCGGCAAACCTCGGCATCGATTTCGCGGGCGGGACCGCGGTGCAGCTGAAGTTCGACCAAGCGATCCGGATCGACGAAGCCAGGAAAATCTTGGAGGCGAATGGCCTGGGCAACGCCGAACTCCAAGAATTCGGGCAGGAGAACAAACTCCTGATTCGCCTGAAGGCCTCGACGACCATCGAAGAAAAGGTGGCCGAACGGGTCGTGGCGGTCTTTACGAAGGAGTTTCCTTCGAACCATTTCGTGGTCGATTCCAGTACGGAGATCGGGCCGACCATCGGGAAGAAGCTGCAAGAGGACGCCCTCATTGCGATTCTTATTTCCTTTGTCGGGATCATCCTCTATGTGGCGGGGCGATTTGAGTTTCGCTTCGGCATCGCTGCGGCCTTGGCGACCTTTCACGATGTGCTGGCAGTGCTGGGCGCCTTTTACCTTTTAGATAAAGAGATCACCTTGCTGGTGGTGACCGCGCTGCTGACCTTGGCCGGCTACTCGATGACCGACACGGTCGTCGTGTTCGACCGGATCAGAGAAAATCTCCGGATGCGGAGGCGGGACAGCGAGGAGACGATCATCAACAATGCGGTCAACCAGGTCTTGAGCCGCACGATCGTCACGAGTTTGACCGTCGTGTTGGTGCTGATTCCTCTGACGCTGGCCGGAGGAGAGGTCTTGCATGACTTCTCGCTCGCTCTGTTGTGGGGCGTGATCTTCGGGACCTATTCATCCATTTTCGTCGCGAGTCCGTTGCTGCTGCTGTGGCCCGGAGCGTCCGGGCGGCTCTTGAAGCGGAGCTAG
- a CDS encoding WD40 repeat domain-containing protein has translation MADQIAPQLAPSPSPLTPSSGAGNAPVDFLEYWKSGARELTTFRGHSHGVWSVAFSPDGLTLASGGVDRLVRIWDIETGRLLRSLRGHTADIRSVVFTPDGQTLATASEDRTIRLWNPHTGESKKLLFTRYDHNVVSLSLSPDGLMLARGSHNKDIKIWEVTTGTELMTLLGKDQYDHHWSVCVTFSPDGMHLASGTDIGKIKLWEVLPSGEEKILHNGHWKQDEDDSSETRGYFVEDDGGFQKPMDYWIGAMTFTPDAKLLITGSRDKTIKLFDMPNMTEQRTLKGHTAWVRALAVTPDNKVLISAGDDETIRFWDLSNGRCFRTLKAHTGGIRGISLSPDGMTLASASWDRTVKLWAGGTEPAE, from the coding sequence ATGGCTGATCAGATTGCGCCTCAACTGGCCCCATCGCCCTCTCCACTCACGCCATCATCGGGTGCAGGCAATGCACCGGTCGATTTCCTCGAGTATTGGAAGAGCGGAGCACGGGAGCTCACCACCTTTCGCGGCCATTCGCATGGAGTCTGGTCGGTCGCCTTCTCACCGGACGGATTGACCCTTGCCAGCGGAGGAGTCGACCGGCTCGTCCGTATCTGGGACATTGAGACAGGGCGCTTGCTGCGCTCCCTCAGGGGCCACACGGCAGACATCCGATCCGTCGTCTTCACGCCGGACGGCCAGACGCTGGCCACCGCCAGCGAGGACCGCACCATCCGGCTGTGGAACCCGCACACCGGCGAATCGAAAAAATTGCTCTTTACGCGCTACGACCACAATGTCGTCAGCCTCTCCCTCTCGCCGGACGGCCTCATGCTGGCGCGCGGCAGCCACAACAAAGACATCAAGATCTGGGAAGTCACCACCGGCACCGAGCTCATGACCCTCCTCGGCAAGGACCAGTACGACCACCATTGGTCGGTCTGCGTTACCTTTTCACCGGACGGCATGCATCTCGCCAGCGGAACGGACATCGGCAAGATCAAACTCTGGGAAGTGCTGCCCAGCGGAGAAGAAAAGATCCTGCATAACGGACATTGGAAGCAGGACGAGGATGATAGCAGCGAAACCCGCGGATACTTCGTCGAAGACGACGGTGGCTTTCAAAAGCCGATGGACTATTGGATCGGCGCGATGACCTTTACCCCCGACGCCAAGCTCCTCATCACCGGGAGCCGCGATAAAACGATCAAACTGTTCGACATGCCCAACATGACGGAACAACGGACCCTGAAAGGCCACACCGCCTGGGTGCGCGCCCTCGCCGTCACGCCTGACAACAAAGTGCTCATCAGCGCCGGCGACGATGAAACGATTCGGTTTTGGGATTTATCGAACGGCCGTTGCTTCAGAACGCTCAAGGCTCATACAGGCGGCATTCGCGGGATCAGCCTCTCACCGGACGGCATGACATTGGCCAGCGCGTCATGGGATCGCACGGTGAAACTGTGGGCCGGGGGAACAGAACCAGCCGAGTAA
- the secD gene encoding protein translocase subunit SecD, with translation MKKVGGRLIVLALVVVLSVIFFIPSYQPFYQALPAWLKAVMPNKGITLGLDLQGGIHLVMEVDEDRAVEIAVDRSVVSLQDLLVDKKIPVESVTRTGPTQVTIQFQNAELKAQIQKMIEDYPTFLETESAGSANMLVWELRELEIKRIKDSAINQALETIRNRIDQFGVAEPMVQRQGLKQIVVQLPGVKEPKRAKDLIKETALLEFKLLDEDNQVKMDLPARIPKEKEAEVLRQAEAKLPVGDQILFERAVDKDTGREYRIPYLVKKRVMLTGDVLSDARVSIGQFNDPYVSITFDAKGGREFDRITGDNVKKRMAVVLDNTIYSAPVIQERITGGRAQITGTFSMQEASDLAIVLRAGALPAPLKIIQDLTVGPSLGKDSIDKGVQATLFAGALVVLFMMVYYRTSGVIADFALALNLLCLMGALSALNATLTLPGIAGIVLTIGMGVDSNVLIFERIREELRAGKAVRLAVDGGYEKALLTIVDSHVTTLITGVALFLFGTGPIKGFAVTLCLGIGINLFTALVGTKVIFDLMNQRHKVEQLSI, from the coding sequence ATGAAAAAAGTGGGTGGGCGGTTAATAGTATTGGCGCTGGTGGTGGTGCTGTCGGTGATCTTCTTCATTCCCTCCTATCAGCCGTTCTACCAGGCGTTGCCCGCCTGGCTGAAGGCGGTAATGCCCAACAAAGGCATTACGCTGGGATTGGACCTCCAGGGCGGGATTCATCTCGTCATGGAAGTGGACGAAGATCGCGCGGTCGAGATTGCCGTGGATCGATCGGTCGTATCCCTCCAAGATTTGTTGGTGGATAAGAAAATCCCCGTCGAGTCTGTGACGCGAACAGGCCCGACTCAGGTGACGATCCAATTCCAAAATGCCGAGCTCAAGGCGCAGATCCAGAAAATGATCGAGGACTATCCGACGTTCCTTGAGACGGAGTCTGCCGGATCGGCCAACATGCTGGTGTGGGAGCTGCGGGAGCTGGAGATCAAGCGCATCAAGGATTCCGCGATCAACCAGGCGCTGGAAACGATCCGGAACCGCATCGACCAGTTTGGCGTGGCGGAACCGATGGTGCAGCGGCAGGGGCTGAAGCAGATCGTCGTGCAGCTGCCCGGCGTCAAAGAGCCCAAGCGCGCCAAGGATCTGATCAAAGAGACGGCGTTGCTTGAATTTAAGCTGCTGGACGAAGACAACCAGGTGAAGATGGATCTCCCCGCCCGCATCCCGAAAGAGAAAGAGGCGGAGGTGCTGAGGCAGGCCGAGGCGAAGTTGCCGGTCGGCGACCAGATCCTGTTCGAACGGGCGGTCGACAAAGACACTGGCCGCGAATATCGGATTCCCTATCTCGTGAAAAAGCGGGTGATGTTGACCGGCGATGTGTTGAGCGATGCGCGGGTCTCGATCGGCCAATTCAACGATCCCTACGTGTCGATCACCTTCGACGCCAAGGGCGGCCGGGAGTTCGATCGGATCACGGGCGACAACGTCAAGAAGCGCATGGCCGTCGTGCTGGACAACACGATCTACTCGGCGCCGGTGATTCAGGAGCGCATTACCGGGGGCCGCGCGCAAATCACCGGAACCTTCTCGATGCAAGAGGCGAGCGATTTGGCGATCGTCCTTCGGGCCGGCGCCTTGCCGGCTCCGCTGAAGATCATTCAAGATCTCACGGTCGGACCGTCGCTGGGGAAAGACTCGATCGACAAGGGCGTGCAGGCCACGTTGTTTGCCGGCGCGCTGGTGGTGCTGTTTATGATGGTCTATTATCGGACGTCCGGGGTGATTGCCGACTTTGCGCTGGCATTGAACCTCCTTTGTTTGATGGGGGCGCTCTCGGCGCTGAACGCGACCCTGACCCTGCCGGGGATCGCCGGCATCGTGCTCACGATCGGGATGGGCGTCGATTCGAACGTCCTGATCTTCGAGCGCATTCGTGAAGAGCTGCGAGCGGGGAAAGCGGTTCGGCTGGCTGTCGACGGAGGCTATGAGAAGGCGCTGTTGACGATCGTCGACTCGCACGTGACGACGCTGATCACGGGGGTGGCGCTGTTCCTCTTCGGGACGGGGCCGATCAAAGGGTTTGCCGTGACCTTGTGCCTTGGCATCGGGATCAATCTCTTTACGGCCCTGGTGGGCACCAAGGTCATCTTCGACCTTATGAATCAACGACACAAAGTCGAACAGTTAAGCATCTAG
- the tgt gene encoding tRNA guanosine(34) transglycosylase Tgt has translation MDFSVQQADRETSARLGRLSTAHGAIDTPAFMPVGTLGPVKGIDPADLEKLGFGLMLNNAYHLYLRPGHKVVAEMGGLHRFTGWPGAILTDSGGFQIFSLAKLCKVTDDGVSFQSHLDGSAHFITPETAIEIEEALGADIMMAFDHCVALPAEKDVVRDAVRRTTLWAKRCQDSRRRTDQALFGIVQGGLDQDLRVTSARDLVGLGFEGYAVGGLSVGESKPEMYAMLDVTVPELPVSKPRYLMGVGMPEDLIEGVARGIDLFDCVVPSRHGRTGSLFTSFGRVVIKQARYVRDEQPIDPACGCPVCARYSRAYLHHLYQVKEMLSSRLNTIHNLWYFADLMRRVRSAIAQGSLRSFREEFYRSRDLTAAAEAEDHRRNAAD, from the coding sequence GTGGACTTTTCCGTGCAGCAGGCAGATCGTGAGACGAGTGCGCGACTGGGGAGACTCAGCACCGCCCACGGCGCGATCGACACGCCGGCCTTTATGCCGGTTGGCACGTTGGGGCCGGTGAAGGGCATCGATCCGGCCGACCTGGAGAAGCTCGGATTCGGGCTCATGCTGAACAACGCCTACCACCTGTATCTGCGGCCCGGGCACAAGGTCGTGGCTGAGATGGGCGGGTTGCATCGGTTCACCGGTTGGCCTGGCGCGATTCTGACGGACAGCGGTGGATTTCAGATTTTCAGTCTTGCGAAACTGTGTAAGGTGACGGACGATGGGGTGAGCTTTCAGTCCCATCTCGACGGGTCTGCGCATTTCATCACGCCGGAGACGGCCATTGAGATTGAAGAAGCGCTGGGGGCCGATATCATGATGGCCTTCGATCATTGCGTGGCTTTGCCGGCTGAAAAGGACGTGGTGCGCGATGCGGTGCGCCGGACCACCCTCTGGGCCAAACGTTGTCAGGATAGTCGTCGCCGCACGGACCAAGCCCTCTTCGGAATTGTGCAAGGCGGCTTGGATCAGGATCTCCGCGTGACGTCGGCGCGCGACCTTGTGGGGCTCGGTTTCGAGGGTTATGCGGTCGGAGGGCTTTCGGTGGGAGAGTCGAAGCCCGAGATGTATGCCATGCTGGATGTGACCGTGCCGGAACTGCCGGTGTCGAAGCCACGGTATTTGATGGGTGTGGGGATGCCGGAGGATTTGATCGAAGGCGTGGCCAGAGGGATCGATCTCTTCGATTGCGTCGTCCCCTCGCGCCATGGACGGACCGGCTCGCTCTTTACGAGTTTCGGGCGGGTGGTGATCAAGCAAGCGAGGTATGTGCGGGATGAGCAGCCGATCGACCCGGCCTGCGGCTGTCCAGTCTGTGCGCGCTATTCGCGGGCCTATCTCCATCATCTCTATCAGGTGAAAGAGATGCTGTCGTCGAGACTGAATACGATCCACAATTTGTGGTATTTTGCCGATCTCATGAGGCGGGTCCGTTCGGCGATCGCGCAGGGCAGCCTGCGGTCGTTCCGAGAAGAGTTTTATCGGTCCCGCGACCTGACTGCCGCAGCGGAGGCCGAGGACCATCGGCGAAACGCGGCAGATTAA
- a CDS encoding sigma-54 dependent transcriptional regulator, whose translation MKGLRILLVDDEPLMRLSMVDALEAVGHEVEAAASGTDGLDAVRRRPFDLVITDLRLPGADGLTVLTATKEQAPHTEVVVITAHGSVETAVGAMKLGAFDYITKPFQMDELLLIVERVGRVVALRRENQDLKEALEDKFSFGGILGTNNQMRAVLDKIKLVAGTDSTTLILGESGTGKELVANAIHQNSARSQHPLIKVSCAALPETLLEAELFGHEKGAFTGAMKQRRGRFELAHRGTLFLDEIGEISPVIQVKLLRVLQERQFERVGGNDRIDVDVRLVCATQKDLRKEVSQGRFREDLFYRLNVVHIVIPPLRQRQEDIMVIAEHVLKTCASKMNKTVKGLSPVARELFLRYSFPGNVRELENMVERAVALGRDREAIQPADLCGFQSCPYTGGLPQESCGFCSEGLTGQKREERPLTSLATAREQFEREYIVSVLGRVEGSRTTAAKVLGLSRKALWEKCKRYGIPSAKDEPE comes from the coding sequence ATGAAGGGGCTCAGGATTCTGCTCGTGGATGACGAGCCGTTGATGCGACTTTCGATGGTCGATGCGCTGGAGGCCGTCGGCCATGAAGTGGAAGCGGCGGCATCCGGCACGGACGGCCTCGACGCCGTCCGTCGGCGGCCCTTCGATTTGGTGATTACGGATCTGCGCCTGCCAGGCGCGGACGGCCTCACGGTGCTCACTGCGACCAAGGAGCAAGCGCCCCACACGGAGGTGGTGGTGATTACCGCCCACGGGTCGGTGGAAACGGCGGTCGGGGCGATGAAGCTCGGCGCCTTCGACTACATCACCAAACCGTTCCAGATGGACGAATTATTATTGATCGTCGAACGGGTGGGCCGTGTGGTGGCGCTACGGCGCGAGAATCAGGACCTCAAGGAAGCTCTGGAAGATAAGTTCAGCTTCGGGGGCATTCTCGGCACGAACAATCAAATGCGCGCGGTGCTCGACAAGATCAAGCTGGTGGCCGGCACGGATTCGACGACGTTGATTCTTGGAGAGAGCGGCACCGGCAAGGAGCTGGTGGCCAATGCCATCCATCAAAACAGCGCCAGAAGCCAACACCCTCTGATCAAGGTCAGTTGCGCGGCCTTGCCGGAAACCTTGCTGGAGGCGGAGCTCTTCGGCCATGAGAAGGGGGCCTTCACCGGGGCGATGAAGCAGCGGCGCGGACGATTCGAGCTGGCGCATCGCGGGACGCTGTTTCTCGACGAAATCGGGGAAATTTCTCCGGTCATCCAGGTCAAACTCTTGCGGGTGCTTCAAGAGCGGCAGTTCGAGCGTGTCGGAGGGAACGACCGGATCGACGTCGACGTGCGGCTGGTCTGTGCGACGCAAAAAGATCTGCGGAAAGAAGTCTCGCAGGGACGGTTTCGCGAAGATCTGTTTTACCGGCTCAATGTCGTGCATATCGTGATCCCGCCGTTGCGCCAACGGCAGGAAGACATCATGGTCATTGCGGAGCATGTGCTGAAGACTTGCGCCAGCAAGATGAATAAAACGGTGAAGGGGCTTTCGCCCGTGGCGCGCGAGCTGTTTTTGCGCTATTCGTTTCCCGGGAATGTGCGGGAATTAGAGAATATGGTCGAGCGGGCGGTGGCGCTGGGGCGGGATCGTGAGGCGATTCAGCCGGCTGATCTCTGCGGCTTCCAGTCCTGTCCCTATACGGGAGGGCTCCCTCAAGAGTCTTGCGGGTTCTGTAGCGAAGGACTGACGGGGCAGAAGCGCGAGGAGCGGCCGCTGACCTCGCTGGCGACGGCGCGGGAGCAATTCGAGCGTGAATATATTGTGTCGGTCCTCGGACGGGTAGAGGGCAGCCGAACGACGGCCGCGAAGGTCCTTGGTCTCTCGCGCAAAGCTCTCTGGGAAAAGTGCAAACGCTACGGGATTCCATCGGCTAAGGATGAACCAGAGTAG
- the yajC gene encoding preprotein translocase subunit YajC — MVMQSVAWAQGIGGGSSGSSSGTLLSLVPFVLIFVIFYFLLILPQQKRQKQQKALLEALKKGDKVITGSGIWGTVTNLGKETVTLQIADSAKIRIQREHIARLRADDEDKDKDS, encoded by the coding sequence ATGGTAATGCAATCGGTCGCATGGGCTCAAGGAATCGGTGGCGGGAGTTCTGGGTCGAGCTCCGGGACGCTCTTGTCCCTCGTGCCGTTCGTGCTGATTTTCGTCATTTTCTATTTCCTGCTCATTCTGCCGCAGCAAAAACGCCAGAAACAGCAGAAGGCCTTGCTGGAGGCCTTGAAGAAGGGCGATAAGGTGATCACGGGATCCGGCATCTGGGGCACGGTCACGAATCTCGGGAAAGAGACCGTGACGCTGCAGATCGCCGACAGCGCGAAGATCCGGATTCAGAGGGAACATATTGCGCGATTACGCGCCGACGATGAGGACAAGGACAAGGACTCGTAG
- a CDS encoding 4Fe-4S dicluster domain-containing protein — protein MANDPTYGRRDFLKDSVVSVAKAAQEFSKQQEVVPERSAPLVRTDWLRPPGAVDETLFLERCTKCGDCATVCPHGSITFHQQDGTPVIFADQIPCYLCEDVPCIAACATEALLAVGGLEQVRMGLAIVSHRICTAGQGCHACASKCPTDALSMDFDTQRLGVMTERCVGCGLCEQVCRTVNDQVAIRVTPFRLLARSLL, from the coding sequence GTGGCAAACGATCCGACATATGGCCGGCGTGATTTCCTCAAGGACTCGGTCGTCTCCGTTGCCAAGGCGGCCCAGGAATTTTCCAAGCAACAGGAAGTTGTGCCGGAACGATCGGCTCCACTGGTGCGGACGGATTGGCTGCGTCCTCCCGGTGCGGTTGACGAGACGCTGTTTTTAGAGCGGTGCACGAAGTGCGGTGACTGCGCTACGGTCTGTCCTCACGGATCGATCACGTTTCACCAGCAGGATGGGACGCCGGTCATTTTTGCGGATCAGATCCCGTGCTATCTCTGCGAGGATGTGCCCTGCATCGCAGCTTGCGCGACGGAAGCATTGCTTGCCGTCGGAGGGCTCGAGCAGGTACGAATGGGCCTAGCCATCGTATCCCATCGTATCTGCACGGCAGGGCAGGGATGCCATGCATGTGCCTCTAAATGTCCGACGGATGCCTTATCGATGGACTTTGATACGCAGCGTTTGGGCGTGATGACTGAACGTTGTGTCGGGTGCGGCCTATGCGAACAGGTCTGCCGGACCGTGAACGATCAGGTGGCGATTCGCGTGACACCGTTCAGGTTACTGGCACGGTCGCTTTTGTGA